Proteins found in one Terribacillus sp. DMT04 genomic segment:
- a CDS encoding alpha/beta-type small acid-soluble spore protein, translated as MANNNSSNELLVPGVQQALDQMKFEIAQEFGVSLDGNETSRANGSVGGEITKRLVATAQQQLNGGQQF; from the coding sequence ATGGCGAACAACAACAGCTCAAACGAATTGCTAGTACCTGGCGTACAACAAGCTCTTGATCAAATGAAATTCGAAATCGCACAAGAATTTGGTGTTTCTCTAGATGGTAACGAAACATCTCGTGCAAACGGTTCTGTCGGTGGAGAAATCACAAAACGTCTTGTAGCGACTGCACAGCAGCAGCTTAACGGCGGACAACAATTCTAA
- a CDS encoding CdaR family transcriptional regulator — protein sequence MLDELEKMISGIIRAASTEMLDMENYHWFRLEDGDIIGFPKEQLNERELVLLHHLGSPITVPRGSSRDTDWYNLLHGIKDTNNFRTDPLYASGCRFIFFHLDGYISADVFREAMDSLSDYPLACVWYNRQSGLLIESRQKESISYEEVVDVVMYDLSVSLRLFVSPWLASLEDAPVQYAWLHAAYKQMPPYSAKHVLHFHDSIPQLLSTLLPNTDRNYIVQHILQGIDTDEELLRTIQTYFACNQNLTLTAKKLFIHRNSLHYRLEKLTERTGLDIRRFQDAFALYFAIQNM from the coding sequence ATGCTGGATGAACTGGAAAAAATGATTTCGGGCATCATAAGAGCTGCTAGTACGGAAATGCTTGATATGGAAAATTATCATTGGTTTCGCTTAGAAGATGGAGATATTATCGGGTTCCCAAAGGAGCAGCTGAATGAGCGTGAACTCGTTTTACTCCATCATCTCGGTTCCCCCATCACTGTCCCGCGAGGATCAAGCAGAGATACCGACTGGTATAATTTGCTTCACGGCATAAAAGACACAAACAACTTTCGTACAGATCCGCTGTATGCTAGTGGCTGCCGGTTTATTTTCTTTCATCTAGATGGCTATATCAGTGCTGATGTTTTCAGAGAAGCAATGGACAGCCTGAGCGATTACCCGCTTGCCTGTGTTTGGTATAATCGGCAATCCGGTTTACTAATTGAAAGCCGCCAGAAAGAGTCTATCTCCTACGAGGAGGTGGTGGATGTGGTGATGTATGATTTATCTGTTTCTCTCCGCCTCTTTGTCAGTCCGTGGCTTGCTTCTTTGGAAGATGCACCAGTTCAATATGCGTGGCTGCATGCCGCTTACAAACAGATGCCGCCTTACTCTGCTAAACATGTCCTTCATTTTCACGACAGCATTCCGCAGCTTCTAAGTACGCTGCTGCCGAACACAGACCGGAATTACATCGTGCAGCATATCCTGCAAGGTATAGATACAGACGAGGAACTGCTGCGGACTATTCAAACATACTTTGCCTGCAACCAAAATTTAACACTGACCGCTAAAAAGCTGTTTATCCACCGAAACAGCCTTCATTACAGATTAGAGAAATTAACAGAACGCACAGGATTGGATATCCGAAGATTTCAAGATGCCTTTGCTCTTTACTTTGCCATTCAGAATATGTAA
- a CDS encoding DUF445 family protein codes for MILTMAAVGALIGGVTNHLAIKMLFKPHRAIYIGKWRLPFTPGLIPKRRDDLARSLGKTVVEHLLTPAGMQAKLRDIDFQDKVDAGVQREVLRFLRSERTVRQLLADMKVKLEAETLYTKAAALVREQLHQHGDKELGSLLPEELKRRKEAAAAYAASHIQQMLLSYVDSYDGRRKIQDLVRSFLQGRGFLGSMLSSFMDPNSAADKIQPVITESVGSEGTNRWLQQLLTGEMDKLLNRKINDVTHAIGQDTVEEGIKQLIEHAIPLDQLLDTPLSVYTKPIQDDVLSEKVSLLVHRLLERLAGQVPILMEQLELAKMVEQEVSGFPLDRVEDLVLAISKREFKLITYLGFLLGGIIGIVQGIIALFI; via the coding sequence TTGATATTAACTATGGCGGCAGTAGGAGCACTGATCGGGGGAGTTACAAATCATTTAGCGATCAAAATGCTGTTCAAGCCTCACCGCGCCATTTATATAGGAAAATGGAGGCTGCCTTTTACACCGGGATTGATTCCGAAACGCAGAGATGACCTAGCGCGTTCCTTAGGAAAAACGGTCGTGGAGCACTTGCTTACACCCGCAGGCATGCAGGCGAAACTGCGAGATATAGATTTTCAAGACAAAGTAGATGCAGGGGTACAGCGGGAAGTTCTTCGCTTCCTTCGTTCTGAACGGACAGTCAGACAGCTGCTTGCGGATATGAAAGTTAAGTTGGAAGCTGAAACGCTTTATACAAAAGCGGCAGCTCTTGTAAGGGAACAATTGCATCAGCATGGAGACAAGGAGCTGGGCAGTTTACTTCCCGAAGAACTAAAGCGAAGGAAAGAAGCTGCCGCAGCTTATGCTGCTTCGCATATTCAGCAAATGCTGCTTTCTTATGTCGACAGTTATGATGGCCGCAGAAAAATACAGGATCTTGTTCGCAGTTTCTTGCAAGGTAGAGGTTTTCTCGGCAGTATGCTGTCTTCCTTCATGGATCCTAATAGTGCCGCAGATAAAATCCAGCCGGTTATTACAGAATCAGTAGGGTCTGAGGGGACGAATCGTTGGTTGCAACAGCTGTTGACCGGAGAAATGGATAAACTTTTAAACAGAAAGATAAACGATGTAACGCATGCAATTGGACAAGATACCGTGGAAGAAGGAATAAAGCAGCTGATCGAACACGCTATTCCATTGGACCAGTTACTTGATACACCGCTTTCTGTGTATACGAAGCCAATCCAAGATGATGTGTTGTCAGAAAAAGTATCGTTGCTTGTGCATCGGTTGCTTGAGCGGCTAGCAGGGCAGGTTCCAATTCTTATGGAGCAGCTGGAGCTTGCAAAAATGGTTGAACAAGAGGTATCTGGCTTTCCGCTGGATCGTGTCGAAGACCTTGTACTGGCGATATCCAAACGAGAGTTCAAACTCATCACGTATCTTGGCTTTCTGTTAGGCGGTATTATCGGCATTGTCCAAGGTATTATCGCACTGTTTATCTGA
- the fumC gene encoding class II fumarate hydratase, whose protein sequence is MEFRVEKDTIGEIQVPADKFWGAQTQRSKENFPIGTETMPKEIVYAFALLKKSAAKANCALGLLEQDKSDAIGYAADQIITGDLDAHFPLVVWQTGSGTQSNMNVNEVIAFVGNKWLEEQGKETRLHPNDDVNKSQSSNDTYPTALHIAAVAQLEDIVLPALEQLKTTLKDKSAAYQDIVKIGRTHLQDATPLTLGQEISGWHRMLEKSEQMIRTSLPYIQELAIGGTAVGTGLNAHPAFSEKVCEELAAATGKAFRSAENKFHALTSHDDIVFAHGALKGLAADMMKIANDVRWLASGPRCGIGEIEIPANEPGSSIMPGKVNPTQSEAVTMVTVQVMGNDAAIGFAASQGNFELNVFKPVIAYNFIQSAQLLADSMLSFNDRCVVGLEPNREKIDKNLQNSLMLVTALNPHIGYENAAKIAKKAFADNTTLKEAAVASGLLTEEQFDSYIKPEEMTYPK, encoded by the coding sequence ATGGAATTTCGTGTAGAAAAAGATACGATTGGTGAAATTCAGGTACCAGCTGATAAATTTTGGGGAGCGCAGACGCAGCGAAGTAAAGAGAATTTCCCAATTGGTACAGAAACAATGCCGAAAGAAATTGTATACGCTTTCGCATTACTCAAAAAAAGTGCGGCAAAAGCTAATTGTGCACTCGGTCTTTTAGAGCAAGATAAAAGTGATGCGATCGGCTATGCGGCTGACCAAATTATAACGGGCGATCTGGATGCTCATTTTCCGCTTGTTGTTTGGCAGACGGGCAGTGGTACCCAATCGAATATGAACGTGAATGAAGTTATTGCATTCGTCGGTAATAAGTGGCTAGAGGAACAAGGTAAGGAAACAAGGCTTCATCCGAATGATGATGTTAATAAATCACAAAGCTCCAACGATACGTATCCTACAGCACTACATATAGCTGCTGTGGCGCAGTTGGAAGATATAGTCTTGCCTGCGCTGGAACAGCTTAAGACGACGCTAAAAGATAAGTCCGCAGCTTATCAAGATATCGTGAAGATTGGACGTACACATTTACAAGATGCAACGCCACTTACGCTTGGGCAGGAGATTAGCGGCTGGCATCGAATGCTGGAGAAATCTGAGCAGATGATTCGTACAAGCCTTCCGTACATCCAAGAACTAGCGATTGGCGGAACAGCTGTTGGAACGGGATTAAATGCACATCCTGCATTTTCGGAAAAGGTGTGCGAAGAATTGGCTGCTGCTACAGGCAAAGCCTTCCGCTCTGCAGAAAACAAGTTCCATGCACTAACAAGTCATGATGACATTGTGTTTGCACATGGTGCACTAAAAGGCTTGGCTGCCGATATGATGAAGATTGCCAATGATGTCCGCTGGCTGGCAAGCGGACCGCGCTGTGGTATCGGTGAGATTGAGATTCCGGCTAATGAGCCTGGTAGCTCAATTATGCCTGGGAAAGTAAATCCAACGCAAAGTGAAGCAGTTACCATGGTAACAGTGCAAGTGATGGGGAATGATGCAGCAATTGGTTTTGCAGCAAGTCAAGGGAATTTTGAATTGAATGTATTCAAGCCTGTTATTGCTTATAACTTTATTCAATCGGCACAGCTTTTAGCGGATAGTATGCTTTCCTTTAATGATCGCTGTGTTGTAGGGTTGGAGCCGAATCGAGAAAAGATTGACAAGAACTTGCAGAATTCCTTAATGCTCGTAACCGCTCTCAACCCGCATATTGGTTACGAAAATGCAGCAAAGATTGCTAAGAAAGCTTTCGCAGACAATACGACATTAAAAGAAGCAGCTGTGGCGAGCGGTCTTTTAACAGAGGAACAATTCGATTCCTATATTAAACCAGAAGAGATGACGTACCCGAAATAA
- a CDS encoding IDEAL domain-containing protein, whose protein sequence is MKKHKVVYRLQRTNRKRSYVSAKREIAYEVKLAAKLMLDEFLFTWNKNRLEAQINDSIDQNDQELFEELSAAYRPYTWE, encoded by the coding sequence ATGAAAAAGCATAAAGTTGTCTACCGTCTGCAAAGAACGAATCGAAAGCGTTCTTATGTATCTGCTAAACGAGAGATTGCGTATGAAGTGAAACTTGCTGCTAAACTTATGCTGGATGAATTTCTTTTTACTTGGAACAAGAACAGACTAGAAGCCCAAATCAATGACAGCATTGATCAAAATGATCAAGAGCTGTTCGAGGAATTAAGTGCCGCATACCGACCTTACACATGGGAATAA
- a CDS encoding MFS transporter, whose amino-acid sequence MATTKKTSNSSSPKNMRWAIVALASIPLIMTLGNSMLLPVLPLMEDELGISKLQSSFIITFYSIVAIIFIPVAGFLSDRFGRKVVILPSLIIAGAGGLIAGIFSVVSESPYLWIMIGRILQGVGVAGAAPVVLPLVGDMFEKEEDVSATLGIVETANTLGKVLSPVLGALLAGFLWYLPFYAIPVFCAISFALVLFLIKKPKDDKKGNDFKTFLESTKATFHKHGGWLTAIFLIGAILMFILFGILFYLSTVLEEKYGMHGIVKGAVLAIPLAALCLASYLTGKWIKSNAKLMKWITFTGIVCAGVITIALYFSKDVIFMMAVFLIAGIGIGAGLPCLDSLITSNMEKDVRGTITALFSAMRYVGVAAGPPVVALLLQTELIWLIVTFSSTAFIAALLTLKFIKPPDPKDHKHHPVPHLH is encoded by the coding sequence ATGGCCACAACTAAAAAGACATCGAACAGCAGTTCACCAAAAAACATGCGCTGGGCAATTGTTGCATTGGCATCCATTCCGCTGATTATGACACTCGGAAATTCCATGCTCCTTCCAGTACTTCCATTAATGGAAGATGAATTGGGGATAAGCAAGTTACAATCAAGCTTTATCATTACATTCTATTCAATCGTAGCCATTATTTTCATCCCAGTTGCTGGTTTTTTATCCGATCGATTTGGGCGGAAGGTCGTCATTTTGCCTTCTTTGATAATCGCTGGCGCAGGAGGACTGATCGCGGGAATCTTTTCAGTAGTCAGCGAAAGCCCGTACCTTTGGATTATGATTGGCCGAATACTGCAAGGGGTAGGTGTGGCCGGGGCCGCACCAGTTGTATTGCCGCTTGTTGGAGACATGTTCGAAAAAGAAGAAGATGTCAGTGCTACACTTGGTATAGTTGAAACTGCTAATACGTTGGGGAAGGTGTTGAGTCCTGTACTGGGAGCGCTTCTGGCAGGATTTCTCTGGTATCTGCCTTTTTATGCAATTCCTGTATTTTGCGCTATCTCTTTTGCCCTCGTACTCTTTCTCATTAAAAAACCGAAAGATGACAAGAAGGGAAATGACTTTAAAACGTTCCTGGAAAGCACAAAAGCAACCTTTCACAAGCATGGCGGCTGGTTAACGGCAATCTTCCTGATAGGCGCAATTCTTATGTTTATTCTCTTTGGTATTCTTTTCTATTTGAGTACAGTTCTAGAAGAAAAATATGGCATGCACGGTATCGTGAAAGGAGCAGTTCTGGCAATTCCGCTTGCTGCGCTGTGTCTGGCATCCTATTTGACAGGGAAGTGGATTAAAAGCAACGCCAAACTGATGAAATGGATTACGTTTACTGGTATTGTTTGTGCCGGAGTTATCACAATCGCTTTGTACTTTTCAAAAGATGTCATCTTTATGATGGCTGTGTTCCTTATTGCTGGTATTGGAATAGGAGCAGGGCTGCCTTGTCTGGATTCTCTTATCACAAGCAATATGGAGAAAGATGTACGAGGTACAATTACGGCCCTATTTAGTGCGATGCGGTATGTCGGCGTAGCTGCTGGTCCGCCTGTTGTTGCGCTGCTCTTACAAACAGAGCTTATCTGGCTTATCGTCACGTTTAGCAGTACAGCTTTTATTGCTGCATTATTAACATTGAAATTCATCAAACCCCCTGATCCAAAAGATCACAAGCACCATCCAGTTCCGCATTTACACTAA
- a CDS encoding D-alanyl-D-alanine carboxypeptidase family protein, with the protein MKRLMLFAVLSAVLVAAGCQDQQTSQKENTNETKTTEKQAENQQADQAAEEEAAVEEEPVETKPDQHQQEADDVIGTIEKPVTVDNPDSIEVVVNKTRQFPDGWAPKDLVEPDVPFYFNEHIEKRKMRKEAASALEELFDAAQKDGMELVAASGYRSEARQKQIYENNVASQGQEETDKVSSRPGRSEHQSGLAIDLTSAEMALALEETFINTDEGKWLADHAYEHGFIVRYPKGKTDITGYSYEPWHIRYVGKDLAKQIHEEGVTLEEHFQMESDLKS; encoded by the coding sequence ATGAAGCGTTTGATGTTGTTTGCTGTCCTAAGTGCCGTGCTCGTAGCAGCCGGCTGTCAAGACCAGCAAACAAGCCAGAAAGAGAATACGAACGAAACAAAAACAACAGAGAAGCAGGCGGAGAATCAGCAGGCAGATCAGGCAGCGGAAGAAGAAGCAGCCGTTGAGGAAGAACCGGTAGAAACAAAGCCCGATCAGCATCAGCAGGAAGCAGACGATGTTATCGGAACAATTGAGAAACCAGTCACTGTCGATAATCCAGATAGCATAGAAGTGGTTGTTAACAAGACAAGACAGTTCCCAGATGGATGGGCACCAAAGGATCTTGTGGAGCCTGATGTACCATTTTACTTTAACGAACATATCGAGAAAAGAAAGATGCGCAAAGAAGCTGCTTCTGCACTGGAGGAACTATTCGATGCCGCGCAAAAAGACGGAATGGAGCTCGTGGCAGCAAGCGGATACCGCTCAGAAGCTCGACAAAAGCAAATTTATGAAAATAATGTCGCTTCACAAGGCCAGGAAGAAACAGATAAAGTGTCATCAAGACCAGGCCGCAGCGAGCATCAATCTGGTTTGGCAATCGATTTAACATCCGCCGAGATGGCACTTGCGCTGGAAGAGACGTTTATTAATACGGACGAAGGAAAATGGCTGGCAGATCATGCCTATGAGCATGGTTTTATCGTACGCTATCCAAAAGGAAAAACAGATATTACAGGATACAGTTATGAGCCTTGGCATATTCGTTATGTCGGAAAAGATCTTGCAAAACAGATACATGAAGAGGGCGTAACATTAGAAGAACATTTTCAAATGGAATCTGATTTAAAGAGCTGA